The Streptomyces sp. NBC_01353 genome contains a region encoding:
- a CDS encoding nitronate monooxygenase, giving the protein MSTALNDLSRYPIVQAPMAGGASSPQLVGAVCEAGGLGFLAGGYKTAGGLYQEIKQVRGLTGQPFGVNLFMPQSGQPADSAVEVYRHQLSGEATWYETQLGDPDSGRDDAYDAKLAILLEDPVPVVSFTFGCPGRDTFDAFARAGTYTIVTVTSPEEAQAAQWAGADAVCVQGVEAGGHQGTHRDDPDAAVAGTGLLTLVTQVRETVQLPIVATGGIMRGAQIAAVLAAGADAAQLGTAFLVCPESGAHALHKQAMTNPLFVRTELTRAFSGRPARGLVNRFMREHGPYAPAAYPEVHHLTAPLRKAAATAGDAQGMALWAGQGHRLARELPAGQLVEVLAAELDTALTAQAHRSAS; this is encoded by the coding sequence ATGTCCACCGCACTGAACGATCTTTCCCGTTACCCGATCGTGCAGGCCCCCATGGCGGGTGGCGCCTCCAGTCCGCAGCTCGTCGGGGCCGTGTGCGAGGCCGGCGGGCTCGGGTTTCTCGCCGGGGGTTACAAGACCGCCGGCGGGCTGTACCAGGAGATCAAGCAGGTGCGCGGGCTGACCGGGCAGCCCTTCGGCGTCAACCTCTTCATGCCGCAGAGTGGACAGCCCGCGGACTCCGCCGTCGAGGTGTACCGGCACCAGCTCTCGGGCGAGGCCACCTGGTACGAGACGCAGCTCGGCGACCCGGACAGCGGGCGGGACGACGCGTACGACGCGAAGCTCGCGATCCTCCTGGAGGACCCGGTCCCCGTCGTCTCGTTCACCTTCGGCTGCCCCGGTCGGGACACGTTCGACGCCTTCGCCCGCGCCGGTACGTACACGATCGTCACCGTCACCTCGCCCGAGGAGGCCCAGGCCGCGCAGTGGGCAGGGGCCGACGCGGTCTGTGTCCAGGGCGTCGAGGCCGGCGGGCACCAGGGCACGCACCGCGACGACCCGGACGCCGCCGTCGCGGGCACCGGGCTCCTCACACTCGTCACGCAGGTCCGGGAGACCGTCCAGCTGCCGATCGTCGCGACCGGCGGGATCATGCGCGGGGCGCAGATCGCCGCCGTCCTCGCCGCCGGGGCCGACGCCGCACAGCTCGGCACCGCGTTCCTCGTGTGCCCCGAATCGGGCGCGCACGCCCTGCACAAGCAGGCCATGACGAACCCCCTCTTCGTGCGCACCGAACTCACCCGCGCCTTCTCCGGGCGGCCGGCGCGCGGGCTCGTCAACCGCTTCATGCGCGAACACGGGCCGTACGCCCCCGCCGCCTACCCCGAGGTCCACCACCTCACCGCCCCCCTGCGCAAGGCCGCGGCCACCGCGGGCGACGCCCAGGGCATGGCCCTGTGGGCCGGCCAGGGGCACCGGCTGGCCCGTGAACTCCCGGCGGGGCAGCTGGTCGAGGTGCTGGCCGCCGAACTCGACACCGCACTGACCGCGCAGGCCCACAGGAGCGCTTCATGA
- a CDS encoding 16S rRNA (uracil(1498)-N(3))-methyltransferase: MTAPVFVVEAVPGPGSFLLDGPEGRHAVSVKRMRAGEELVLTDGRGASADCVVLAAEGKDQLTVQVSATEVEPEPVPRITVVQALPKGDRGELAVEIMTETGVDAIVPWAASRCITQWKGERGLKALAKWRATAREAGKQSRRTRFPEVADAMSTKQVAALLAGADFAAVLHEDRDHPSGALADAQLPTEGEIVLIVGPEGGVSPEELAVFEAAGAKPYRLGRSVLRTSTAGTAATALLLGRTGRWS; encoded by the coding sequence ATGACCGCACCCGTCTTCGTCGTCGAGGCCGTTCCCGGCCCCGGCTCCTTCCTCCTCGACGGCCCCGAGGGCCGGCACGCCGTCTCCGTGAAGCGGATGCGGGCGGGGGAGGAGCTCGTCCTGACGGACGGGCGGGGCGCGTCGGCCGACTGTGTCGTACTCGCCGCCGAGGGCAAGGACCAGCTGACCGTCCAGGTCTCGGCGACGGAGGTCGAGCCGGAGCCCGTGCCCCGGATCACGGTCGTCCAGGCGCTGCCCAAGGGCGACCGGGGCGAACTGGCCGTCGAGATCATGACGGAGACGGGCGTCGACGCGATCGTGCCGTGGGCCGCGTCCCGCTGCATCACCCAGTGGAAGGGCGAGCGAGGGCTGAAGGCGCTCGCCAAGTGGCGGGCGACCGCGCGCGAGGCCGGCAAGCAGTCGCGCCGTACCCGCTTCCCCGAGGTCGCCGACGCGATGAGTACCAAGCAGGTGGCGGCGCTCCTCGCCGGCGCCGACTTCGCCGCCGTCCTGCACGAGGACCGGGACCACCCCAGTGGCGCGCTCGCCGACGCCCAACTCCCCACCGAGGGCGAGATCGTGCTGATCGTCGGGCCCGAGGGGGGCGTGTCGCCCGAGGAGTTGGCGGTCTTCGAGGCGGCGGGCGCGAAGCCATACCGTCTGGGCCGCAGCGTGCTCCGTACCTCCACGGCCGGTACGGCGGCCACCGCGCTCCTCCTCGGCCGCACGGGCCGCTGGAGCTAG
- a CDS encoding AAA family ATPase: MPDESPLIRSLRAAVAAAPEDVPLRLHFAELLLAEGRGDEAVTEAAVALQHEPGDEAARALMVRAMGLPAVAPEAPAPAAPAAPVAPEAPAPEALAAPEAPAPEAPAAPEAPGTPRPTAFDWNAAEQEVGDLVGPRFVENGSSSGTGGDLEQPLTADGSGDPGDASAWDIDAPGSVRLADVGGMQEVKDRLEAAFLAPMRNPELRKLYGKSLRGGLLLYGPPGCGKTFIARAVAGELGASFMSISLADILDMYIGTSEKNVHDVFETARAQAPCVVFLDELDALGAKRSRTFHSGLRNVVNQLLTELDGIDGAENEGVFVLAATNVPWDVDLALRRPGRLDRTLLVLPPDAPAREAILRYHLRERPIESVDLGKLVKVTEDFSGADLAHLCETAAESALLDSARTGTVRLINMKDLLGAAKQIKPSSESWFASARNVAMFANDGGTYDDLVTYLRKKRKL; encoded by the coding sequence ATGCCCGACGAGTCTCCCCTGATCCGTAGTCTGCGCGCCGCGGTCGCCGCAGCGCCCGAAGACGTGCCCCTGCGGCTCCACTTCGCCGAACTGCTCCTCGCCGAGGGCCGCGGCGACGAGGCCGTCACCGAGGCTGCCGTCGCGCTCCAGCACGAGCCGGGGGACGAGGCGGCACGTGCGCTGATGGTCCGCGCGATGGGACTGCCCGCCGTCGCCCCGGAAGCCCCGGCACCCGCAGCCCCGGCAGCGCCCGTCGCCCCGGAAGCCCCGGCCCCCGAAGCGCTTGCGGCCCCGGAAGCCCCGGCCCCCGAAGCGCCTGCGGCCCCGGAAGCCCCCGGGACGCCCCGGCCGACCGCCTTCGACTGGAACGCCGCCGAGCAGGAGGTCGGAGACCTCGTCGGGCCCCGTTTCGTCGAGAACGGCAGCAGCAGCGGCACTGGTGGCGACCTGGAACAACCGCTGACCGCCGACGGCAGCGGCGACCCCGGGGACGCCTCCGCCTGGGACATCGACGCCCCCGGCTCCGTACGCCTCGCCGACGTCGGCGGGATGCAGGAGGTCAAGGACCGCCTGGAGGCCGCCTTCCTCGCCCCCATGCGCAACCCCGAACTCCGCAAGCTGTACGGCAAGTCGCTCCGCGGAGGCCTGCTCCTCTACGGTCCGCCCGGCTGCGGCAAGACGTTCATCGCCCGGGCCGTCGCCGGTGAGCTCGGCGCGAGCTTCATGTCGATCTCGCTCGCCGACATCCTGGACATGTACATCGGAACGTCCGAGAAGAACGTCCACGACGTCTTCGAGACCGCCCGCGCCCAGGCCCCCTGCGTCGTCTTCCTCGACGAGCTCGACGCCCTCGGCGCCAAGCGTTCCCGTACCTTCCACAGCGGACTGCGCAACGTCGTCAACCAGCTCCTCACCGAGCTCGACGGCATCGACGGGGCCGAGAACGAAGGCGTCTTCGTGCTCGCCGCCACCAACGTCCCCTGGGACGTGGACCTCGCGCTGCGCCGCCCCGGCCGCCTCGACCGCACCCTGCTCGTGCTGCCGCCCGACGCCCCGGCCCGCGAGGCGATCCTCCGCTACCACCTGCGCGAGCGCCCCATCGAGTCCGTCGACCTCGGCAAGCTCGTCAAGGTCACCGAGGACTTCTCCGGAGCCGACCTCGCCCATCTCTGCGAGACGGCCGCCGAGTCCGCGCTCCTCGACTCCGCCCGCACCGGCACCGTACGCCTGATCAACATGAAGGACCTGCTGGGCGCGGCGAAGCAGATCAAGCCGTCCAGCGAGTCCTGGTTCGCCTCCGCCCGCAACGTGGCGATGTTCGCCAACGACGGCGGGACGTACGACGACCTCGTCACGTACCTGAGGAAGAAGCGGAAGCTGTGA
- a CDS encoding tetratricopeptide repeat protein gives MSVKHPQFERAELLYDMGRYGQSREQVAQCLAEVPDDPDALLLLARCLMVEERYDEGLAAADEALTHAPDFAFGHYIRGVTLRRMGRPHDAEEEMRETIRLDPHYWAPRAVRAELLPFVRDRFPGDDAAVLAAALAEAHEAVRLGPDETRAWEAMYKIALFNRRPDLRDEAVQQLLRIDPTNTLAVTEVTEREARQPGTSAAQAADLYAGGLAAAPGANSLRKDLDKAVYRMLRGTRWLALLCLVMAGVTLDIFPTEGEEPNELPIHLGTRLWALALMAAVWGFGALRRYLRMRTGVQLTVRDLVRRLFWPRVVLAQATVATLCALVMVLVPWTDRTIPQVLFWLGLVPNLLSITHDRNKV, from the coding sequence GTGAGCGTGAAGCACCCGCAGTTCGAACGGGCCGAGCTGCTCTACGACATGGGGCGGTACGGCCAGAGCCGGGAGCAGGTCGCCCAGTGCCTCGCCGAGGTGCCCGACGACCCCGACGCCCTGTTGCTGCTCGCCCGCTGCCTCATGGTCGAGGAGCGGTACGACGAGGGCCTCGCCGCTGCCGACGAGGCGCTGACCCACGCACCCGACTTCGCCTTCGGGCACTACATCCGCGGCGTCACGCTGCGCCGGATGGGGCGACCCCACGACGCCGAAGAGGAGATGCGCGAGACCATTCGTCTCGACCCGCACTACTGGGCGCCTCGCGCCGTGCGCGCCGAGCTGCTGCCCTTCGTGAGGGACCGGTTCCCGGGAGACGACGCGGCGGTGCTGGCCGCGGCGCTCGCGGAGGCGCATGAGGCCGTCCGGCTCGGGCCGGACGAGACCCGCGCGTGGGAGGCGATGTACAAGATCGCCCTCTTCAACCGGCGCCCCGACCTCCGCGACGAGGCCGTCCAGCAGCTCCTGCGGATCGACCCCACCAACACCCTCGCCGTCACCGAGGTCACCGAGCGCGAGGCTCGTCAGCCCGGCACCTCCGCCGCGCAGGCCGCCGACCTGTACGCCGGCGGTCTCGCCGCCGCGCCCGGTGCCAACTCGCTGCGCAAGGACCTCGACAAGGCCGTCTACCGGATGCTGCGCGGCACCCGCTGGCTCGCCCTGCTCTGTCTGGTCATGGCGGGCGTGACCCTCGACATCTTCCCGACCGAGGGCGAGGAGCCGAACGAGCTCCCGATCCATCTCGGCACCCGGCTCTGGGCGCTCGCCCTGATGGCGGCCGTATGGGGCTTCGGCGCCCTGCGCCGCTATCTGCGGATGCGCACCGGCGTGCAGCTGACCGTACGCGATCTCGTGCGGCGCCTGTTCTGGCCCCGGGTCGTCCTCGCGCAGGCCACCGTCGCGACGCTCTGCGCCCTGGTGATGGTCCTCGTGCCGTGGACCGACCGGACGATCCCCCAGGTTCTGTTCTGGCTCGGACTCGTACCGAACCTGCTCAGCATCACCCACGACCGGAACAAGGTCTGA
- a CDS encoding tetratricopeptide repeat protein translates to MSPTLDRADALFDVGRYEQAAALAAQHLATDPQDATALVLLARCRHRLGREQEAFESIEAALRAEPDSLPAWLMRTHILLALKRYEEAERAARHSVELGPQYWGSHYALGTVLDRSVRTERRREAYEAARTAVALAPEQSDAHFLVGLTAQRTGNHAVAKQAYETALRLDPQSSEAHNNLSLLHLRRRWLRPGAWTKAAEGFVESAALDMNDRQARYNLETMAWGTAAGARWVALLGFVAAAIGSASLRTGASGAEALVPYAIGALVLVGGWAGWAVWITRRVPARLRRPLLLVARNCRPVLAMAIAVGLLGLHSAVSMVLWALDASVVGALGYPLFWTVIITYWVSRSALQRRAPTAERGR, encoded by the coding sequence ATGAGCCCCACTCTGGACCGGGCCGACGCGCTCTTCGACGTCGGGCGGTACGAGCAGGCCGCCGCCCTCGCCGCCCAGCATCTGGCCACCGACCCGCAGGACGCCACCGCACTGGTCCTGCTGGCCCGCTGCCGGCACCGCCTGGGCCGCGAGCAGGAGGCGTTCGAGTCGATCGAAGCGGCGCTGCGCGCCGAACCCGACTCGCTGCCGGCCTGGCTGATGCGCACGCACATCCTGCTCGCGCTGAAGAGGTACGAGGAGGCGGAGCGGGCCGCCCGCCACTCCGTCGAACTCGGCCCGCAGTACTGGGGCAGCCACTACGCCCTCGGCACCGTCCTCGACCGGTCCGTCCGCACGGAGCGCCGGCGCGAGGCGTACGAGGCGGCCCGGACCGCCGTCGCTCTCGCCCCGGAGCAGAGCGACGCGCACTTCCTCGTCGGACTCACCGCCCAGCGCACCGGCAACCACGCCGTCGCCAAGCAGGCCTACGAGACGGCGCTGCGGCTCGACCCGCAGAGCAGCGAGGCACACAACAACCTCTCCCTGCTGCATCTGCGCCGCCGCTGGCTCCGCCCCGGGGCGTGGACGAAGGCCGCCGAGGGCTTCGTCGAGTCCGCCGCCCTCGACATGAACGACCGGCAGGCCCGCTACAACCTGGAGACAATGGCCTGGGGCACCGCCGCCGGAGCCCGCTGGGTGGCCCTGCTCGGCTTCGTCGCCGCCGCCATCGGCTCGGCGTCGCTGCGGACCGGCGCGTCGGGCGCCGAGGCCCTCGTCCCGTACGCGATCGGCGCGCTCGTCCTCGTCGGCGGCTGGGCCGGCTGGGCGGTGTGGATCACCCGGCGCGTACCGGCGCGGCTGCGCCGCCCCCTGCTCCTCGTGGCACGCAACTGCCGGCCCGTGCTCGCCATGGCGATCGCCGTCGGACTCCTCGGTCTGCACTCGGCGGTCTCGATGGTGCTGTGGGCGCTGGACGCGTCCGTCGTCGGGGCGCTCGGCTATCCGCTCTTCTGGACCGTGATCATCACCTACTGGGTGAGCCGCTCCGCACTGCAACGCCGCGCCCCCACGGCCGAGCGCGGCCGGTGA
- a CDS encoding histidine triad nucleotide-binding protein, whose translation MAGEPQSDCLFCKIADGEVPATIVRETETIVAFRDINPQAPTHVLVIPRVHYPDAATLATAAPTIAADVLREAGEIAAQEKVDGSGFRIVFNTGVGAGQTVFHAHAHVLGGRGLNWPPG comes from the coding sequence ATGGCCGGAGAGCCGCAGAGCGACTGCCTGTTCTGCAAGATCGCGGACGGGGAGGTCCCGGCGACGATCGTGCGTGAGACCGAGACGATCGTCGCCTTCCGGGACATCAACCCGCAGGCGCCCACGCACGTGCTCGTCATCCCGCGCGTCCACTACCCCGACGCCGCCACGCTCGCCACCGCCGCGCCGACCATCGCCGCCGACGTGCTGCGCGAGGCCGGCGAGATCGCCGCCCAGGAGAAGGTCGACGGCAGCGGCTTCCGGATCGTCTTCAACACCGGGGTCGGCGCGGGCCAGACCGTCTTCCACGCCCACGCGCACGTCCTCGGCGGCCGTGGCCTCAACTGGCCCCCCGGATAA
- a CDS encoding ribonuclease Z, with protein sequence MSVRELVVLGTASQVPTRHRNHNGYLLRWDGQGILFDPGEGTQRQMLRAGVAAHDIDRICVTHFHGDHSLGLAGVIQRINLDQVPHPVTAHYPASGQRFFERLRYATAYRETVKLTEAPVAADGPLAVTESYTLDAYKLSHPVESYGYRLTEPDGRRILPERLAAHGIKGPDVGLIQREGVLNGVTLEEVSEVRRGQRFAFVMDTRLCDGVHALAEGADMLVIESTFLDEDVRLAADHGHLTAGQAAAVARDAGVRHLVLTHFSQRYGDPAEFERQARAAGFAGELSIAQDLMRVPLPKR encoded by the coding sequence GTGTCCGTACGTGAACTCGTCGTGCTCGGGACCGCCAGCCAGGTCCCGACCCGGCACCGCAACCACAACGGCTATCTGCTGCGCTGGGACGGGCAGGGCATCCTCTTCGACCCGGGCGAGGGCACCCAGCGTCAGATGCTGCGCGCCGGGGTGGCCGCCCACGACATCGACCGGATCTGCGTCACGCACTTCCACGGCGACCACTCCCTGGGCCTGGCGGGCGTGATCCAGCGGATCAACCTCGACCAGGTCCCGCACCCGGTGACCGCGCACTACCCGGCGAGCGGGCAGCGCTTCTTCGAGCGGCTGCGGTACGCGACGGCCTACCGCGAGACGGTGAAGCTGACGGAGGCCCCGGTTGCCGCCGACGGGCCCCTCGCCGTCACCGAGTCGTACACCCTCGACGCGTACAAGCTGTCCCACCCCGTGGAGTCGTACGGCTACCGGCTCACCGAGCCCGACGGGCGCCGCATCCTGCCCGAACGGCTCGCCGCGCACGGCATCAAGGGCCCGGACGTCGGCCTGATCCAGCGCGAGGGCGTCCTGAACGGCGTGACGCTGGAGGAGGTCAGCGAGGTCCGGCGCGGGCAGCGGTTCGCATTCGTCATGGACACCCGGCTCTGCGACGGTGTGCACGCGCTCGCCGAGGGCGCCGACATGCTCGTCATCGAGTCGACCTTCCTCGACGAGGACGTCCGGCTCGCCGCCGACCACGGCCATCTGACGGCCGGACAGGCCGCCGCCGTCGCCCGCGACGCGGGAGTGCGGCACCTGGTCCTGACCCACTTCTCGCAGCGGTACGGCGATCCCGCCGAGTTCGAACGGCAGGCGCGGGCGGCCGGGTTCGCCGGCGAACTGAGCATTGCCCAGGACCTCATGCGGGTCCCCCTACCGAAAAGATAG
- a CDS encoding adenosine deaminase: MPLPKAELHLHIEGTLEPELAFALAARNGVTLPYADTEELRKAYLFSDLQSFLDLYYGLMAVLHTAEDFTELADAYLARAAAQGVRHAEIFFDPQAHTARGVPIGTVIEGLGRALDGAEERHGVSTRLIMCFLRDESAESAMATLEAAKPYLHRITGVGLDSAEVGHPPSKFREVYAAAEALGLRKVAHAGEEGPPAYIREALDVLGVERVDHGLRCMEDPELVSRLVRERVPLTLCPLSNVRLRAIDVLEDHPLASMLAAGLMATVNSDDPAYFGGYVGDTFDAVRGALGLDREQLRTLARNSFEASFLEDEEGRRARYLAEVEAYDFDAE; encoded by the coding sequence ATGCCCCTTCCCAAGGCCGAACTCCACCTCCACATCGAAGGCACGCTCGAACCCGAGCTGGCGTTCGCGCTCGCCGCGCGCAACGGCGTCACCCTGCCGTACGCGGACACCGAGGAGCTGCGCAAGGCGTACCTCTTCAGCGATCTGCAGTCCTTCCTGGACCTGTACTACGGGCTGATGGCCGTCCTGCACACGGCCGAGGACTTCACCGAACTCGCCGACGCGTACCTGGCGCGGGCGGCGGCGCAGGGCGTGCGGCACGCGGAGATCTTCTTCGACCCGCAGGCGCACACGGCCCGTGGCGTGCCGATCGGGACGGTGATCGAGGGCCTGGGCCGCGCGCTCGACGGGGCCGAGGAGCGGCACGGCGTCTCTACGCGGCTGATCATGTGCTTCCTGCGCGACGAGTCCGCCGAGTCGGCGATGGCGACGCTGGAGGCCGCGAAGCCGTATCTGCACCGGATCACCGGTGTCGGCCTGGACTCGGCGGAAGTCGGCCACCCGCCGTCGAAGTTCCGCGAGGTGTACGCGGCGGCCGAGGCGCTCGGTCTGCGGAAGGTCGCCCACGCGGGCGAGGAGGGCCCGCCGGCGTACATCCGCGAGGCCCTGGACGTCCTCGGTGTGGAGCGGGTCGACCACGGGCTGCGCTGCATGGAGGACCCTGAGCTGGTGTCACGCCTTGTGCGCGAGCGGGTGCCGCTCACGCTCTGCCCGCTGTCGAACGTGCGCCTGCGGGCGATCGACGTCCTGGAGGACCACCCGCTGGCGTCGATGCTGGCCGCCGGTCTGATGGCGACGGTCAACTCCGACGACCCGGCGTACTTCGGCGGATACGTGGGCGACACGTTCGACGCGGTGCGGGGTGCGCTGGGGCTGGACCGGGAGCAGCTGAGGACGCTGGCTCGCAACTCCTTCGAGGCGTCGTTCCTGGAGGACGAGGAGGGCCGGAGGGCGCGGTACCTCGCCGAGGTCGAGGCGTACGACTTCGACGCGGAGTAG
- a CDS encoding MFS transporter produces MLSRPRALGPLVALFTAGYLAPYLLPTVVGRLSAGLGLTPAQAGLVGSVLLLASASAGFTLASRVERFGPRRTARAGLLAMCVGYGAAALTASVPLVIGGAVVGGFGSGTTLAVAAAGIAAQQDPHRASTLGLLSVSATAGALYLTLPHLGGGHALPFASIALAAALVWPLTGGLADGLTGATGRAGGAAMAPGRADRHAEAPGRSDRPAEAPGRSSPLPHRRSGLVLAAAILLWSMAQNALWGVSGRIGLTQAGLGEVTVGAVFAVALGAGLAGVTAAGALGSRLGRAVPIGAGTAIIAACVLVSSSAGSLPAFATGEILWNLFYPVVLSYLLGLAASLDPRGRWAVLVGSASSLGVACGPVVGSVLSEQAGYPGMGVVLCVLLLLVAGPMTAVALHTSGRPLVPGSVRRRGGAPAAVLAGTTGSTTGLVPQMGAPEQEITEITVPTGPGAAQRAFRLARPSDRG; encoded by the coding sequence ATGTTGTCGCGCCCGCGTGCCCTGGGGCCCCTTGTCGCCCTGTTCACGGCCGGTTATCTCGCCCCGTACCTGCTGCCGACCGTCGTCGGCCGCCTCTCCGCCGGACTCGGTCTCACCCCGGCCCAGGCCGGCCTGGTGGGATCGGTCCTCCTCCTCGCCTCCGCCTCCGCGGGCTTCACCCTCGCCTCGCGTGTGGAACGGTTCGGTCCGCGCCGGACGGCGCGGGCCGGGCTGCTCGCGATGTGCGTCGGCTACGGCGCGGCGGCGCTCACCGCGAGTGTTCCGCTGGTGATCGGCGGCGCGGTCGTCGGCGGTTTCGGCTCGGGTACGACGCTGGCGGTGGCGGCGGCGGGCATCGCCGCGCAGCAGGACCCGCACCGGGCCTCGACGCTCGGCCTGCTCTCGGTCTCGGCGACGGCCGGCGCGCTCTACCTCACGCTGCCGCACCTCGGCGGCGGCCACGCGCTGCCGTTCGCGTCGATCGCGCTGGCGGCAGCACTGGTGTGGCCACTGACGGGCGGCCTGGCGGACGGCCTGACGGGCGCGACCGGGCGGGCGGGCGGGGCCGCGATGGCGCCGGGCAGGGCCGACCGCCACGCGGAGGCGCCGGGCAGGAGCGACCGCCCCGCGGAAGCGCCGGGCAGGAGCTCGCCGCTCCCCCACCGGCGTTCGGGCCTCGTGCTCGCCGCCGCGATCCTGCTCTGGTCCATGGCGCAGAACGCCCTGTGGGGCGTGAGCGGCCGGATCGGCCTCACCCAGGCCGGGCTCGGCGAGGTCACCGTCGGCGCGGTCTTCGCCGTGGCGCTGGGGGCCGGGCTCGCGGGTGTCACGGCGGCCGGGGCGCTCGGCTCGCGGCTGGGCCGCGCGGTCCCGATCGGCGCCGGTACGGCGATCATCGCCGCCTGCGTCCTCGTCAGTTCGAGCGCCGGGAGCCTGCCCGCCTTCGCGACCGGCGAGATCCTCTGGAACCTCTTCTACCCGGTCGTCCTGTCCTATCTGCTGGGCCTCGCCGCCTCCCTGGACCCGCGCGGCCGCTGGGCCGTGCTCGTCGGCTCGGCGTCCTCCCTGGGCGTGGCCTGCGGCCCGGTCGTCGGCAGCGTCCTGTCCGAGCAGGCGGGTTACCCGGGCATGGGCGTGGTCCTGTGCGTCCTGCTCCTGCTGGTCGCGGGCCCGATGACCGCGGTCGCCCTGCACACCTCGGGCCGCCCGCTGGTCCCGGGCTCCGTCCGGCGCCGCGGCGGCGCCCCGGCCGCCGTGCTCGCGGGCACGACGGGCTCCACGACGGGTCTGGTACCGCAGATGGGAGCGCCGGAACAGGAGATCACGGAGATCACCGTCCCGACGGGCCCCGGCGCAGCCCAACGCGCCTTCCGCCTGGCCCGCCCGAGCGACCGCGGGTAG
- a CDS encoding PfkB family carbohydrate kinase, producing the protein MTTARGDQQHDAGVDPLVYLREPTDPDCDVFLTGTVFLDIIFTGLDSAPVRGTESWARGMGSSPGGVANMATALARLGLRTSLAAAFGDDHYGEYCWDALEQGEGIDLSLSRTVPGWHSPVTVSMAYEGERTMVSHGHEAPPLDGALPAYPPHARAAVASLVPGRGEEWVAQAARGGAKVFADVGWDDTGRWDLNGLSDLEHCEAFLPNAQEAMRYTRTDCPRAAARALADKVRYAVVTLGSEGAYAVDGATGETAEVPAIEVSALDPTGAGDVFVAGFVTGTLAGWPLADRLAFAGLIAALSVQEFGGSLSAPGWGEVAAWWEHVQDHVCQDPEALRGRYAFLEHLLPAGSRPWPLRRAVPTIGFRAAHS; encoded by the coding sequence GTGACCACAGCAAGGGGAGACCAGCAACACGACGCCGGGGTCGACCCGTTGGTGTACCTGCGCGAGCCCACCGACCCCGACTGCGACGTCTTCCTCACCGGCACGGTCTTCCTCGACATCATCTTCACCGGCCTCGACAGCGCCCCCGTGCGCGGCACCGAGTCCTGGGCCCGGGGCATGGGCTCCAGCCCCGGCGGTGTCGCCAACATGGCCACCGCCCTCGCCCGCCTCGGCCTGCGCACCTCGCTCGCCGCCGCCTTCGGCGACGACCACTACGGCGAGTACTGCTGGGACGCCCTGGAGCAGGGCGAGGGCATCGACCTCTCGCTCTCCCGGACCGTGCCCGGCTGGCACTCCCCGGTCACCGTCTCCATGGCGTACGAGGGCGAGCGCACGATGGTCTCCCACGGCCACGAGGCCCCGCCGCTGGACGGCGCCCTGCCCGCCTACCCGCCGCACGCCCGCGCCGCGGTCGCCTCGCTCGTGCCGGGGCGCGGCGAGGAGTGGGTCGCGCAGGCCGCCCGCGGCGGCGCGAAGGTCTTCGCCGACGTCGGCTGGGACGACACCGGCCGCTGGGACCTGAACGGCCTGAGCGACCTGGAGCACTGCGAGGCGTTCCTGCCCAACGCGCAGGAGGCGATGCGGTACACCCGTACCGACTGCCCGCGGGCCGCCGCCCGCGCGCTCGCGGACAAGGTCCGTTACGCCGTGGTCACCCTGGGTTCCGAGGGCGCCTACGCCGTCGACGGGGCCACCGGCGAGACCGCCGAGGTGCCGGCCATCGAGGTCTCCGCCCTCGACCCGACCGGTGCCGGTGACGTCTTCGTGGCCGGTTTCGTCACCGGGACGCTCGCGGGCTGGCCGCTCGCCGACCGGCTGGCCTTCGCCGGACTCATCGCGGCGCTGTCGGTGCAGGAGTTCGGCGGCTCGCTCTCCGCGCCCGGCTGGGGCGAGGTCGCCGCCTGGTGGGAGCACGTCCAGGACCACGTCTGCCAGGACCCGGAGGCCCTGCGCGGCCGCTACGCCTTCCTGGAACACCTCCTCCCCGCGGGCTCCCGCCCCTGGCCCCTGCGCCGGGCGGTCCCGACCATCGGGTTCAGAGCAGCGCACTCGTAA